TGCTCTCAGCGACGGGACGCAGACGCGCCCCGGCAGAAGACGCCGTTTCGACTAGCGACGCGGACGGCGGTGTTTATCGTTCTTGTCGATGCTACGCACCGGAATCGGTTGCAGTTTGGGCCGTTCGATAAGACCCAAGGCAACGCCCAGATCGTGAAGCCATTCTTGCAGTTTGGTATTCATAATGCCCCCTTCAGGGAAATACTCGACGACCGACATCTTCAAGCCGCTTCAACAGAATAGTGCTATTTCACACTTTACGCCTGCTACCGAGTGTCGCGGAAAAACATTTTCCCGATGTGCCCAATGTGACAGCTCTGAGGCTGATCCCACGTATTTAAACGACCAACGGCAGCGCAGGACATGCGCGGACACAGTTCAGGATCGGATCAGCCCGCGCAACTTGCGACGAATCCATTGCTCACCGCTCACCAGCGTAATCCCGAGCAAAACCAGAATCGCCCCGATCACAAAGTTGAAGCTCAGCGGCTCATCCAGCAGGAGCACGCCGAAGGTCACGCCAAACAGCGGCGTCATGAACGAAAACACCGCCAGATTCGACGCCAGGTAACGGCGCAACAGCCAGAACCAGGCGAGATAGCTCGCGCATGAGACCACCAACCCTTGAAACAGCACGCTGCCAATGCCAACCGGGGTCAGCTCGACGTGAGTGATCTGGCCGCTGAGCGCAGCAATCAGCAGCAGCCCGACCAGACACACCATCAATTGATAAAACAGGGTCAGGGTTACCGGCGCTTCGGACAGTCGGGATGCGCGCACCACCACTGTGGTCGCACCCCACGCCATGCCCGCCAGTACGCCAAGGCCATCGCCGATGAGCATGTTGCGGTCCATGCCGCTCAGCGACAGGCCACCGACGAAGGCTGTGGCGATCCCGGCGAAAGCGAGAAAAATGCCCAGCCACTGCAGCGGTCGTAGCCGCTCGCTGGGCAGGCGCCAGTGCAGCCCCAATGCGGTGAAAATCGGCGCGGTATAAAGGAACACCGACATATGCGCAGCACTGGTCAGCGCCAGACCCTGAGCGATAAACAAAAACTCCAGGCCGAACAGCGATCCGGCCAATAGTCCGGCGCGCCAGGTGCTGCTGATTTTCCGGTGTCCGCCTTGCCAAAGCAGCGCGGCGCCGACGATCAGAGCAGCGATGCCGGAACGCCCCGCAGCCTGCATGATCGGCGCGATGTCGGGTGCAGCCCACTTGATCAGCACTTGCTGCAGGCCCCAGATCACGCACAGCACAAGCATGACTTGCAGGGCGAAACCATCGGCGCTCTTGCGCGTCACGCTCATATCAACGAGTCCATTCAGGAAAGGAGAAGCGGCGGATCATCTCACACCTTTTATTCAGGCAGCTGCGCCAGCCCTTCATCGTCGGTCATTGCCCGCTCCAGCAGATCCGCCGGCAGGTTCTTGCTGGCACGCGCGCCGAGCAACTTGAGCTGCTCGCTGCGACTGACCAGATTGCCGCGCCCTTCTGTCAGCTTGTTGCGCGCCGCGCCGTAGGCCTTGTCCAGCTGCTGCAAGCGATTGCCGACTTCATCCAGGTCCTGAATGAACAGCACGAATTTGTCGTAAAGCCAGCCGGCGCGCTCGGCAATTTCACGGGCGTTCTGGCTCTGGCGTTCCTGTTTCCAGAGGCTGTCGATCACCCGCAAGGTCGCCAGCAGCGTCGTCGGGCTGACAATCACGATGTTGCGGTCGAAGGCTTCCTGAAACAGATTGGGTTCGGCTTGCAACGCGGCGGAAAACGCCGCCTCGATCGGCACGAACAACAACACGAAATCCAGGCTGTGCAAGCCTTCCAGGCGTTTATAGTCTTTGCCGGACAAGCCTTTGACGTGGTTGCGCAGTGACAATACATGCTGCTTCAACGCCGCTTGACCGATAACCTCGTCGTCGGCGCTGACGTATTGCTGGTACGCCGTCAGGCTGACTTTGGCATCGACCACCACCTGCTTGTCGCCCGGCAGCATGATCAACACATCCGGCTGAAAGCGCTCGCCGTCCGGGCCTTTGAGGCTGACTTGCGTCTGATACTCGCGGCCCTTTTCCAGACCGGCGTGTTCCAGCACCCGCTCAAGAATCAGCTCGCCCCAATTGCCTTGGGTCTTCTGGCCTTTAAGTGCGCGGGTCAGGTTGGTCGCTTCATCGCTCAGACGTTGATTGAGCTGCTGCAAACGCTCCAGCTCCTTGCTGAGGGAGAATCGCTCCCGGGCCTCCTGCTGGTAGCTTTCCTCAACGCGTTTTTCGAACGACTGAATGCGCTCCTTGAGCGGATTGAGCAATTGCCCGAGCTGCTGCTGACTGGTTTCGGCGAAGCGCTGCTCACGCTCATCGAAAATCTTCCCGGCCAGTTCGGCGAACTGGGCGCGCAGCTCGTCCCGGGAACCCTGAAGGTCATCCAGACGCTGCTGATGGCTTTCCTGCTGCTCACGCAGCTCGGCGGCCAGTGAAGCGCCGCGCGCGTCCAGCTGGCGCAACTCGGCTTCTTTGGCGGAGCGTTCGATGCTCCAGGCCTGCGCCGCGTCATGGGCACTGTCGCGTTCCTGACGCAGCAGTTCGACTTCCCGTCGCAGCGCCGCAAGATCGGCCTGCTTCTGCGCGTTGGCCTGGCTCAAGTCGCTGATTTCATCGCGACTGGCATCCAGTTGGGCGCTGAGTCCGTCCTGAGCCATTTGCGCCGTGCTCAAACGTTCGTCCAGCAATGCGTTTTCAGCCTGCTGGCGAACCAGTTTGCGCTGGAACTGCCAGGCCAAGGCCAGTAACGGTATCGCCGCTGCACCAAGCCCCAATAAAAGGCTGGTCAAGTCCATCGCCATAGAGACTCCTGGTGTCTGTCTCGAGCCACTGACAGTAAAAGCATGCCGAACTCATAATTCCCGGCATTATGCGCAGAACAGCGGTTTGCGCCAGCAGCGACTCAGAAACGGTTCAGTTGGCCGAGCAGTCGCTGCGCGTCGAGTGAACCTTTGGCTGAAGCCAGTTCGAGCCAGTGCCGGGCCTGGCGAGGTTCGCTGATGGGGGCCTGCGTACACAGGCGGCCGTATTCGTATTGCGCATTGCAATCGCCAGCCCGAGCGGCCTGACGCAGCAGTTCGTGACCGATGCGCCGATCACGGGCGTTGCCACAATCATGGCAGAGCATCGTACCCAAGCGGCTCTGCGCCACCACGACCCCTTGGCGCGCCGGCTGCTTGAGCAGGCGACCGGCAAAATGCTTGACGCTCGGTTTGCTGCCCAGACGCGGACTGTCCAGCAGCCACAAAGCAACGCGCAACGAAAACCGTGGAGGTTCGTTTGAAGAAGTTCGAGGCTCTGGAGATGGATCAGGACGCGGTTTCATAAACACTGCGGGGGCAAATCAGGAGGCGCGCAACTCTACACTTTTTCTCGCAGAGGTAAAGTCCCGCACACCAAGATGCCCGAAATAGAGCAAGCGCTTGGGACAATCCACAGAACCTGTGGATAACTCAGTGGACAACCGTACTTTAACTCTCGCAAACGTAGGCAGAATGGGGCCTGCGCTCAAACTGACGATTTTTTCACCAGTTAAAAAAAACGATGTTTTTCATTGACTTAATAATTCACCACGGTAAATCAAGCTCTTAGGAGCGGTTGTGACAGTGATGTGGCAGCATCGTCGCGCAATGTGCACAACTCCATTTCCAACCGCTATGAGACACGGTTCTCGTCATTGCAAATCGGCATTGAGCGCGACTCGTTTTCAATCAGGACGGCGCTTGCGTGGCAGATTTTTTTGCCCACCTTAAATTTATTCTGCATTGCCCCTTTCAATGCAGAAGGTGATCGGTTAGCATTGTCGCCGTTAGTACCAAGCTGAAAGTCAATTCTGGTCGAATAATCCCCCCGACAAGCATCCTTCCGATTCGAAGGTGTTGTTGCCAATAAGGGATCGACCACCTCGATGGTTTCCAGACATGAACCCTACGCGCTGATTACCCACTTACGGGAGCTGTAGCGTAAAAAGTTTCATGGCCTGATAGAACCAGCCTGCAAATTGATCAGGATCTGCACCCAGAGCGGCGAACCTTTGCTCTTGTTGTGTTGCCTGCCCTCCTAAGTACCTACCGGTCAGCCCGAGCGCCATACAATCCAGCGCGCTTCAACTGTCTGCTTTGTTCCAGTCAGGTTCTTCGCCCTGCCCTACCTGAAAATAACAGGTGTCGGCCCGCGTTTACTGGGACGTTTTATTTTTGCACGGCCTTATTCCGTGTTGTTCAGGAACACCATAACCATGACTACTCATACACAGACTCAGGATGCCATCCGCACCCTTACTCACGCTTTCGCACCAATGAACTGCCTGATCATGGCTGCTCGCAAAGGCTGCTTCAGCTTCACCATCGTCAACGAACACGGCATCGCGCGTCACAGCGAACGCCTGTACCCCGATCAATACTCCAGCGCCGAGCCGCTGCAGGCCGTGATCGAGCGTACCCGTCAGGCACTGGTTGCCTGATAGAGACCGAGCACTGAGCGCCGCTCAGCCGGTCAAGAAAGCCCCGCCCCTCGAAAGGCGGGGCTTTTTTTC
This genomic window from Pseudomonas sp. G.S.17 contains:
- a CDS encoding PA1414 family protein, translating into MNTKLQEWLHDLGVALGLIERPKLQPIPVRSIDKNDKHRRPRR
- a CDS encoding DMT family transporter translates to MSVTRKSADGFALQVMLVLCVIWGLQQVLIKWAAPDIAPIMQAAGRSGIAALIVGAALLWQGGHRKISSTWRAGLLAGSLFGLEFLFIAQGLALTSAAHMSVFLYTAPIFTALGLHWRLPSERLRPLQWLGIFLAFAGIATAFVGGLSLSGMDRNMLIGDGLGVLAGMAWGATTVVVRASRLSEAPVTLTLFYQLMVCLVGLLLIAALSGQITHVELTPVGIGSVLFQGLVVSCASYLAWFWLLRRYLASNLAVFSFMTPLFGVTFGVLLLDEPLSFNFVIGAILVLLGITLVSGEQWIRRKLRGLIRS
- the rmuC gene encoding DNA recombination protein RmuC gives rise to the protein MLDERLSTAQMAQDGLSAQLDASRDEISDLSQANAQKQADLAALRREVELLRQERDSAHDAAQAWSIERSAKEAELRQLDARGASLAAELREQQESHQQRLDDLQGSRDELRAQFAELAGKIFDEREQRFAETSQQQLGQLLNPLKERIQSFEKRVEESYQQEARERFSLSKELERLQQLNQRLSDEATNLTRALKGQKTQGNWGELILERVLEHAGLEKGREYQTQVSLKGPDGERFQPDVLIMLPGDKQVVVDAKVSLTAYQQYVSADDEVIGQAALKQHVLSLRNHVKGLSGKDYKRLEGLHSLDFVLLFVPIEAAFSAALQAEPNLFQEAFDRNIVIVSPTTLLATLRVIDSLWKQERQSQNAREIAERAGWLYDKFVLFIQDLDEVGNRLQQLDKAYGAARNKLTEGRGNLVSRSEQLKLLGARASKNLPADLLERAMTDDEGLAQLPE
- a CDS encoding tetratricopeptide repeat protein; its protein translation is MKPRPDPSPEPRTSSNEPPRFSLRVALWLLDSPRLGSKPSVKHFAGRLLKQPARQGVVVAQSRLGTMLCHDCGNARDRRIGHELLRQAARAGDCNAQYEYGRLCTQAPISEPRQARHWLELASAKGSLDAQRLLGQLNRF